The DNA region CACTTGGGAGTTAAGTCCACTTTACTGGCCGTCACTGCGGGTCCGCACACAGTACAGAGTGTTTCTCGGTTTCACACATTCACTAGAACTATTGCTATTGTTAAATAGCCCCAGGATGCTGAGGCatggacagggaggggaggaagctgggaaggggagagaggactCCTTTGCCTCTCTCCATTTTaattcgggggtgggggggggacaggaaaattatttcttttttggctttCCATCCAGAAGGACCTCATCTCTGCATCTCTTATttgaggagcaagaggaggaagggagaaaagggattAGGAACAAGAGGATGTGGGTGCTGCCAAGGGCAGAGTCAAGAGTCAGCATTGTCTGACTTGAGTCCACCCAGGGCAGCCATCAGCAGGTGAGAACGGCAGGTTTTTGTTTGGAAGGTTGGAGAAGATGCCACAAGGTGACTCCCACCTTCCTTGCCTCACAGATTGGCCTGTTTTCCCTGATAAAATTCCTCCCAGCGGCTCTCAAAGAAGCGGCGCATGACGTGCCCAGCCTTGCCCACTTCAGAGTCATCTTCATTGAAGGTCTGGCAGTTGTCAAAAACCAGCAGGGCATCAGCTGCAAACTCCTCTGAGCTAGTGTACCTGGGCAGGGGAAGACAGGGCTGTGAGCTGTCAGCTCTGAGCTAGTGTACCTGGGCAGGGGAAGACAGGGCTGTGAGCTGTCAGCTCTGAGCTAGTGTACCTGGGCAGAGTGGATGGGactgtaaggggggggggggagggagagagggagagagagaagcaagagagatcACCTTACCCTCCACGGAGCAGGCGTTCTCGCATGGTGGAAAAATCCATAGGGTTCTTGATGATACGTCGGTATCCACTCACCAAGCGAGGGTTTACAGGCTCTAGGAAAGGCCAGGCTGCATCATGGGACTCCATCTCCATCAGGATAATCCTATTAGTACACAAAGCACACACTGACTCCTGCAGTCTCtcaggcacagagacagaaagctagTCCTAGAGTCCACTAACTCACTCGCAAAATGTGAGATCACTGTGGTGGCTTCTCATCGAATGTCGCCGTCTTTTGGGGGGAGACAGCCCATCTTCTGGGTACCGAGGCACTGCTGGGCTATCTCGGCTCCTTGACAACATCCGTCGCCGGCTGTCACCTTCTGTCAAGGTCAGTGGGAAACTACTTTTCCGCTTCTGGCCTCGTTTAGGAAAACCAGGCCTCTGAGTGTACTCTTCCTCTACCTGCTGAGGACAGGCCCAGGTGAgcagcagtgtggggtggggcTGCTCACCCTCTGTTCATCACAATCTTGCCTACCCACGACTATGGCTTCAAATGCTCACATACAAGCCAGCATGTGAACTCATTCAGATCATCAATGAGAGGGTCCGTAAAACGCACAGCCACTGCTCTTATTTTATAGAGGAAATGACTGGGGCTTAAAGACTGTAGGTAACTTATTCAAACACAGACTCAACCCAAACATGTTGTCACAGGCCCCTCCCTGAGAGCAGCACCCGAGGGTCAGGTACATCTGAAGGACTGTTGcttaaaggaaggaagatgaagacaTCTCAGAGTCTTGTTTGAGAATGGAGATGGGAGACCAGAAGCCTTacctgggacagacagacagcacagaacCAGTCTCCTTCTGGAACAGCCTCCATCTTGGGCCGATGACAGTAAATGTGGCAGCCTCGGTCACACCCATCACACAGCAGGAGAAACTCATCATTATCACCCTTCCGGCAGACCAGGCAGGTCTAGACCAACGTAAAAAGGCAGAGTGAGTccttaacacccccccccccgctatctTGACCCCACTCTCACCAGTTTGTCTCCCAAGTATTTCCAGACTTACCACTTTGTTGACAGACTTCTCCCATGCGATGGACCTTTCCAGCTGGCCCATGCACAAGCACACTTGGGCTGCACTACGGCACCTCTCAAGTGTCTGCCGCCAAACTCGGACACGAGGGGTGATCTCATAGGATCTGTAGAGAAAGCAGTGATTCATGTGAGGAACAGGCTTTTGTCTTGCCTCTCCCAGGCCAACAGACAGGTAGTAGGAGTCACTCACATCTCAGTCGAGGTGCCATCAGGGGCACCACTGGGTGTGCTCAGTAGAGCCTTCTCCACTACCACCTCATGGGCTGCCCAGAGGGGCTCCCGCAAGTACCGCCGCTCCACATTTTGCTCCAGAACAGCCAATCGCATTACAGCGAGGTCCAGAGGGTTGGTGTTCTGCCGCTGAGGTACTGTTCCTTCCCTGCCCCGACCCCTCCAAAGGATATCCTCCGGGGAGtcaggcagatgctcacagtagGTCAAGTCTTCTCTGGTGGAGTCTGGGGTAGGGCATGTCCAGCCCTTccagtgggaaagagaaaaagattgcATTGTAAAGGGAAACATTGCATGTCATGTCATGGCAGATCACTCAGGAAGAAGACACCAAGGCTTGTCCTGGCACCCTccccagccaggtgtggtggctcatatttgtaatcccaacacctgtAAGGCTGAGACAGgggcctaggttcaattcccagaacacacgTCATGGGGTTCACAATTGTCTCTAAGGTCAATGTGAGAGGATCTGACACTTACTTCTAGCCTCTGAGGACACTACATACTAAATACTATAGTACATACTATAAAGTATGTTTATAAACATATGTGCAGGcaacgtgcaggcaaaacatccaatacataaaaacaaaaacaaaaccttccctAAGCAACTCCCTCCCCAATGCCAACCCCAGGTACCCGGATCTGCAGATCGGAGAGGACAACCCGCTGCTCTAGCTCCTCCACCCCCTGAAGCACAGCCAAGTCTGTCTCGTAAGTCTTCTCTTTGGGGGACCAGCTCGTAATTCCTTCTTCCAAGGCAGGGAGCTGATTAGGCTCAAAGAtaggatctgggaagagagagtGGTCCATAAACGATGGCACAGCAGCTCCTTTACATCAGGTTGGGTCAAGGTCTCTCACTCACCAGTTAAGGGCTGTAAACAAACTTCCTGCAAAAAATCCTTGTGCTTGCTAAGATGTTTGTGAAGCGCCTTCTCCCGGATGCCTCGGGGATGCAGTGCCTTGAGCAGGACATCCAGTGTCTCAGGGTCTCGGATCCACCACCAGCCCGAGCACATCTCTGTGTACAGAGGGTATGCATATGGGCCACGGGATGGGAACCAGGCACGAATCGCACTGCCCACAATGGAAACTGCAATTACCTCCATGCTTGCCCCATCCTAGCCAAGTTTGCTCACCAGGGGGGATAGGCTGGGCTGTCAGCTGGGTTAAGAATTGCTGCTCCACCTGCTTGAAGAACTTGCTAGGAGGTCTCCCCCTCCGCTTTGGTTGTCCCAGTCCTGTGGGACTCTGTGACATTTCTTCGGAGTCCCCTGATAGCCTCTTAGGGGCCCCTCCAGGCAAGTGATTGGAAGAGAGCTGTGCTGGGGAACACGGATTGGCAGCACCGGGTGTATTCATCTACAGAGAAGACATGAAGGAGTTTACATATTTCCTACTTCAGGCTACAGCCTCACAGCCAGACATTGGAGCCTGAGGCAAGATAAGTGCAGACAGATCTGGCTACTTACTGGTTTAGAGGAGGCCagcagctggagggagggagtagGTTGGTCCTCAGAAACTGCAGGAGGTGGTGTAGGAGCAGCATCACAGGGTATCTGGGCTGAGAAGTGAAACCAGGGGCCTTGAGGACCAGGGCAGGATTGTGCATCATCAGGCTCTGGCTCCTCCAAGGACTGAGATGGAGCAGAGTCTAATTTTCCTGGGCTGCTATCAGGCGTGAGGACTGAACTACTCAACAGGGAGTTGTGGCTCTGAGTCTGGCTCAGCCAAGACAAGAAGGCAGACTGGCTGAGGTCATGCTGGCTCTGACCCAGAGAGAAAGGGGAACCTTCTGGCTCTAAGAACCCACTACTTGACTGAAGGTGGGGCTGGGTAGGGgcctgaggctggggctggggctggggctgaggttCTGGGTGAGCTTGAGTCTGGGCTTGCTCTGAATCACATTCCCTAATGGTGGACTGAAGGTGCTGAGGCTGCAGAGACCCAGGCTTAGGTTTTCGAGGTCGGCCTCGGGAACGGGCAGGAGAAGTAGAGGCATTGGAGCCAGTTAATTCTCTCTTTACAGAGGCTCGGGCAGAGCTGGGTGTTGAAGTGACTGCTTCCATCAAGGACTCAGTTTCTTGCTTTATTTCATCTTCAGTaactggaaagagaaacaaaagagcTTAAGATACACTGTTGTATAATGGAAAAGAATGAGATCTATAAACAGAACATgcttgctctttttaaaatttgcttttctgtgtctggGATCAACCACAGAATATTGTGTTAACACCTGGCATGGAGCTACATCTCAGGGCTGTTAAGCACTAAAGAgtacaaaaacattttaattttttgcagTCTTTGAAAgaaattctgtgtatgtgtgtgcagtgcctgtggaggccgcAGGCCCTGGATCCTTGAGGTGACAGGTGCTTGAGAGACGTGGTGCTAGGAGCCCaactctggaaaagcagtgcaTGCTTTTTACTCTGTGGCCTCTCTAGCCCCGATTGTCACTGTCCTAGAAAGTACATCTGCATCACTATGGCCACAGTCTAAGCTGAGGAAACTGAAGCCTGTAGCTGGTGTGCGACAACAGAGGTAGGTGAGTAGCTTGACTCTTGAGTCTACCACACCACAGAGTCAAAAGCCCACAAGGAGCAGGCAGGAGGAAGTGCTCACTTTTGTTTGGACTTCACCCCAAACTTCCATAGTTACACCTACCTGTGGTCCCCTCCAATCCTTCCACAAAGATACCAGCAAGACATGGTAATACCCAGTAATGGCGTCTATAGCGGTCTTGACCCAAGGACACTGCCCGAAGCATCTGGGATGAGTGGAGCAGCTTTTTTCTAAAGAAGAGCTGACGCTGGGTAGGAATTGAAAAGGAATAGAaaccattttcatcatggcatgATGGACTTCAATACCCGGAAGAGAACTGAAGCCTATCAACTTCACTATAAAACTGATACAATCTGAACAAGGGCTTCAGTTCTTGTTCAACCCACATTTCCGACTTTTACGATATTAAAAACACGGTACCTTACTGAGTTTTTCTATATGGCGCTCTAGCTCTGGAATGCTAGATGCTGCAACATCAACCTGCACAGAAACAAGTAGACATTGAGAAAGGAGAGCTACTAGATccaaagaaagatgaaaactttCTAATCCCCTTTCCCTTGACTTTGGTCTGTACCTCTCCTTCTTTTCGACCCCTGCGGCCATGGACAGCTGCtgtattttcttcctctccctcctcttctatGCCACTGGTTTCCTCCATGATCCGAGAACTGCGCCTCCGTCCTATGCCGTCTTCTGCCCCTTCCATCATAACCTCCGGCCGCCCAGTTCGCTTGGCCAGAGCAGTTTTCAGTCTTAAGAAATAGAGATTAGGAGAAGACTCTGGTTAAAAATATAATGCCAAAAAAGAAACACTTGAAATTTACATTTTCCAGAGCCCTGGCTATGGCTCACCCTCCCTCTAGGCTCTACTCTGTCGTGTCCCTACCTCCGGAGTCGGCCTTCAACAATCCACTTGTTTTTCCTGCAGGTAGACATACTCTCCAGAGTCTTGTCAATCTCACTGCAGGGGAACGAACATGGAGTAATTTTTGAGGGAGAAGTggcaacaaaaaggaaagaaagattaaGTGTTAAGGAGCTGTAGGATGGATTTCAGTCTAGTTTAAACAGGATGGATGACTAAGGAAGGCTTAACAGTTACTCCAGCATCCTCAGAGAAGAGCAACAGACACACACCACGCAGGGGCTTATGGAGAGCTAAGCCCTTCCCCTACACAAGGCACAGGATTGACCATTCCCACCCAAGCCCTCACTTGATGATAATGGTGGAGCCGTTGAGCTCATGTACAAGGAAGGCTAGAATAGCAGCCTTCTGTTGAGGTGGCTGGGCCTGAAAAGGCTGGGTACGCAGACTGTCGCAGAAGGATGGCTCCACTCTATATGCCATGAGGAAGCAGCGCAGTATCTCAGACACATTATCTCTGGTCAACGGGATCTCTGTCATCTTCTCCCCCAAGATCTTCATTGACTGTTTGGAAGGAAGCACAATGGAAATGAGAAGGAACTAGGAACAACTTGAGTTGGGGGAGCCTGGGAGAGCTCCAGGGTTAAGATAAAACTGTAAGAGGAAAGGATGAGTTCAGCAAAATGGTTCAGATGATTATGCAATTTGCCACTGAGTCTGATACAAATACCTTTAATTACCAGCCCCAGTTGACAGAGGAACAACTGATTCCCtacaacacatacatgcatgcaaacacacacaataaacaaacacaattttaaacaatttctgGTTGGAGAGCTACTCCTTTCTCTGGAAAGGACACAGATTTGGTTCTCAACACCCATACGGCAGTTCTTAGCTCTCCACAATCCAGTTACAGGGATCTAGCCTTGTTTTCTGGCCTGcagggcaccaggtacacacatgacATCCATgggtacatgcaggcaaacataaaacaaaactaaatcttccttccttttttttggacagagtcttattatgtagcctgggctggcctggaacttgctatgcggAACAGGCTCAAAAAggcccacctgcctttgcctcccagagaccaaaagtgtgcaccaccaaagCCAGTGTAAGAAATTTTtttggaaaaaggagaaaaagaatgaaagttgCAGAGacatgggctgaagagatgggtcagcagttaggaacagtgattgcttttccagaggacctagggtGAGTTGCCAGCATCCatatagtagctcacaactgtctgtaactcttgaTTTAAGGGGATCCAACACCATTTTTTGGTCAGTGTAGtaccagacatacatgtggtacacaaacagaCAGGCAAAACATGTCTACACatagaatagaatttaaaaattaagggaAAATGTTACTAGTAAAAGGTGaaagactacaaagagaaactgcaacataagaaaagagaaaatgaacaaatgaagccTTGCAAAGAAAAAGGCATATAAAAGCTAGAAACAGGAAGCAACTACATTCCCCTTACTTCTGTGGTTGCTTTTAAGTGTTCTCAAGGAGAGAGCAAAACTGTAACCCAGGAACACTCACCTGACAGTAGGGGGGCAGACCAGGATCATGGAGTGCAGCCTTCAGGAGCCGCACCAGCAGGTCCTGCACTTTGTCCAagctgtcaccttgacacaagagTCCCTCCTGCAGGACTCCTAGACTAGGAACATCTTTGGTAGGGTCAAAGCCTAGCACTTTGCCAAAACTGTGCAGGAACTCCACGATGATCAAGCAATCTGAGAAAGCCCTACTGGACAGTGTCAGACCAGGGATGCGTGTGAAgtcaggcaggggctggagagagaaaagcacATGGATATCCTGTTAGATTTACCAAGAGGCACTGCCTAGATATAATAGAAATGTCCTCAGAACTGGCCCTTCCATGACCCTTAATACCTGGTGGTCAGACAGACACATATCCTCTGTGGGCTTCTTCATCTCCTCCAAGATAGCCTGCTGTCTCTGCTGCTCCTCTAGCCGCCTCTGTGTGGCAAGGGTCTTGTCTGCTCTACAGGATGGCCTGGCTCTgggctcttcctttccctttgcttttaccttttctttcttttctcgcTTTACCTTTTCCTTCAGCTTTTCCTGCTTtgtcttcatcttctctttctcagCCTACCCACCCAGGGAGAAAGATACAAGTCAGTGCATAAGGACCCCTGTCTAGCCATGCCTGATCCTAGTACCTCACACTCCAGAGTCCAAAGTCTAACTGGAACACTGACACAGTGTGTTTGGAAATCTCTGTGGTGCTTGACAGACTTGAGAGATGGGAATTTAGCTCTGTGGTGGAgcgcttgtctagcatgcataatgtacactagaaaaagaaattacGCTTGGGACACGTATTCGTGTACATACCTTCAATTTCTTCTTAGTGTCCTTCTGCTTTAAGCTCTTGGTGTCTTGCTTCCTCTTGTTTCTGGCCTGTAAACCATAAGGGAAGTCATTTCTCCTCAAATGACTCTGAAAGCACCTCTGCTTGGGCTAGGgttcaaaaacagaaaagggtGCGGGAGGGGAGAGGAGACGGGGCGACGAGGACCTGGCCACGGCTCCGTCCTTTCACTCTAGAGTGCCCGCATTGCCCCTGACCAAGCCCATTCTAAATCTAGACTCACGGATTCCACTTAGTGAATGTGTACTGCTGTACTGAGGGTGGAAATGTGGGAGATGGAACATGAAGAGGTTGTAAAAAAGTTAGCGCACTCATGTCCCTTACCTGCCCTTGAACAGGAGTCTGACTCTCTCCCCGCTGTACCTTCTGCCTcatcttctttttgcttttagtCATCTTTGTTTTATCCTCCTCACTCGGTATTTctgaaaggaaagcaggaaggaaacTGAAAGACATCAGGGAGAACAACACGCTGGGCACCCACGGCAGCACGTGTCTGTTACAAAGCTGGCTTctcatatgactttttttttagtggacataataaaacattaagagagggggctggagagatggctcagcggttaagagcaccgactgctcttctgaaggtcctgggttcaaatcccagcaaccacatggtggctcacaaccatccgaaatgagatctggtgccctcttctggagtgtctgaaaacagctacagtgtacttacatataataaataatctttaaaaaaaaaattaaaaaataaaacactaagagATAGATGGGTGAGAGAGGCATCTGCTGAGGCAGCTGTATACAGTGCTCAAACAGCACCGCCAGCCCAGGAGCCACGGACTGACGCTAACTCAACTGCTTTGGAAGTGGTCCAGCTGATGGAAAGGAGGCTACAACTGCCTTTATAATCTGTCGCTTTCCCTGGTTCTGCAGCAAGGGTAGCAATGCATGGACTGATACACACGGCCTGACTGACTTTAGTGCAAAGAGAGCTGAGCAAAGAACCCGGAATCTATACTGTCAGGGAAAGAGGGTACTGCCGTATTACAATTCTGACATCCTAGTGTGCACTAAGAAGATAATGGGCTCTTTCAAACAATCGGCTCACCACTGGTCAGAGCCAGTGCTCATGCTCAGTTTTCACAGATCAGTCAACCAGGAGACCTGAATCAAAGTGTAAATCTGCAGGCAGCTCTCTGACATTTTGACCTGACAGTACCTACTCTTTCATTTCTGATACATAAACATCACCATGCATTTTTACAGGGACCTTCTAAAATACTATGGgcaaataaatcacttaaagattttgtggtggcagacacctttaatcccaatgcttgggaggcaggggcaggcagatatctgagttcaaggttaccccTGTCTAGAGTGAGACagctaggctacacagagaaactctgtggcTAGAGATATGCTCAGCTGTGAAGAACCCTTACTGCTCTCGCAAAGAACCTGGATTCAGCTCCTGGCTCacgtagcagctcacaaccaactttaactctagttctaggggatctgacaccctcttatgGCCTTCACAGGTACCCAGGTAGTGCCTATGTAcgaaacatttatatacataaaataaaccttttgaaaaaaatgagatATTCTGAGGTTGGGGTTTTAGCATTTGTAGAGGACTTGCTAGATGAACGTTCAAAGTCCTAGGATTGGTCCCCAAcatgggagaggaaaaaaagatgcaGCCAGATAAAAGAGCTAAAACTGTGTGAATGGAATTAAAAAGACCAtttcgagccgggcgtggtggcgcacgcctttgatcccagcactcgggaggcagaggcaggcggatttctgagttcgaggccagcctggtctacagagtgagttccaggacagccaaggctacaaagagaaaccctgtctcgaaaaaccaaaaaaaaaaaaaaaaaaaaagaccatttcaTATTCTGCATACTACATAGTGCAAGCATTTTTAAgtaatgcttatttaaaaaaatagacattttccCATTTATCTATCCCACTAAAATAGTGTCCCAACAATCTTTAGAATTCAGGTGTGATTTGAAGTCTCTACAATAAAAATCACaggaattatataaataaattcagtcTATGCAAAGAGCTGAAAGACAAGATAAACCACGGCAGCCTTCTCGTTTGGCCATTACTATATGCGGGAATAACCCACAGCTTAGTTTTCTAATAAACACAactcaaaaggaagaaattgcctgggaaaaaccaaaacacaaaaaacaaaaaataaaaactgcaaagAGCTGGGGTTTTACTCATGCCTTCCAAGGGGCAAGAATGGATTTGGGTTCGTCTATCCAGGTGTCACTCCTTCCTGGGAAAACCAGTTATCAGCAATTCGGCAACACCTCCTGAAGGAGCAGAATACCTGAGCTGCACGCAACACTACCTTGGGTTTCCAGTTTCTTTGGAAGTCGGTTATCTGTTTTATTCAACAGCTCAGGCATTTTGATCTTAGGAGGCCGACCTCGGCCCCGCTTCACTTTGGGAACTTCCTTGTTCTTAGCCTTCTCATTGTTTCGAGGTCGGCCTCGTTTGCCAGTGATTGCTTGAATTCTGGAAGGAATCTCCTCTGCTGATAACTGGACCCACTGCAAGCCCTAAAGGAACAACGACACTGAATTATGAGGAGACAGTGGCCTGCAAAGTCCTCTTCAGTATCCCAGACCCCTTGAGCCACCTAACTCCACAAAAGGAAGCTATAATTTTTTCCCAACTATTTAATCCTCAGGCCAGCACCTCTGGTGTATCTCTTTCTTCAAAGAAATCTCCTACAGGCATTCGGGGACTGAAGCTGAAGTGCTCACGGCGGACACTGTGCACCACATTTCGGCTCAGGTACTGAGAGGAAAAGTGAATGGCATTAGTAAAGTCATAGCCATTCCACGGCTTTGGCAGTAACAGCACATGCAGAACAGGCCCTAGAGGAGACAATGCTACTCTGTTCTCCTGGGACTGAGAAAAAGGCTTGCTGTTACCTTGATAACTTCTGGAAATTGCTTCATTCTCTTCCCACAGGGGCCATAATACCAAGTCTCCCCCTGCCACCGATGGCTGCCCTTCTTGATGCGCACTTCTCTTCGCCACCTGCCAGAGAAGCACATGGGCCCTGCCACCAGGTCAcacccctacccactcccatgcCACCCAGGAGCCAAGCCCACTGAGCAGATTCCCCCTCCAGCTGTCTCACTAGCCCTGCATGCAGACAGTCCTGCACAGTCCTGCATACAGAAACAGCACAGCACACAAGCTTGATAAATAGCTCACAGTGCTTGAGCTGAAGCAAGTATTTCAGAGGAAACACCGCACTAAATGGCAAATATGTACAAAGATCCCTACCCTCCTTTTTATAAAGCTACTGAAAGGAGCAGCTGGAAACTAACTGCCCTGGCTCAGAACAACGTGTAAGAGTTTAAGTTTGGAGGCCGACAACATGAAATAACTAAGCGGGCTAGGTCTTACTGACTATGTTCTGAGCAGTAAATTACAAAACTCAGCCTTAATTCTGCCTTAAATATGCAGTTGCACTAAGACTTGGTAGCATCAAGTAGCCTAGAAAATTTAGGCCTCTGACAACAGCTGGGTTGGTCTCCAAAATTACTGTTTTAGACCTTAACTCCCCAGAGAGCATTCCAACAGAAATCATTGCCACAAAACCATCCAGTTCACCGGTAGGAAGCCTCTCTCCCTTCActgctgtccctccctctctatgGAAACAATTCTATGTAGCTCCTTTGGATACTTGAGCCTCAGTCCGAAAAAGGATCAAGACCAAGTCAGCAGATGAACAAGGAGTGTGAGGGAGACGGACCCTACGAAGAGAAAACTGGTCTGGAGCAAGGgccagcagttaggagcatttgctgctcttccaggagtccTACACCCTCCGTACTATCCTGTAGTCTACTCCTGTCCAGCCCAGCCCTCTCCCACCAAGATGAAGAGAAGAGCTCCTCTCTTCCTATCATTCATGAGCTTCTTGAGGTCAATGTGTGTAGCCATCTAGAGCATTTACCCATGCTGGAGGGGAAGACGAACTTCTTCTGGGGTAGCAATACGTCTCTTCAGTACATCACCTAGAGGATAAGACCAGAGACATCAAGATAGGAAGTCAAGCAAAGTTACAGAATaaagcacttggaggcagaggcaggcacatctctttGAATTGGAAGCCATcttggtttacatagcaagttccaggccagtcaaggctacatactaagacactgtctcaaaaaacaaaaggatgggCACCATATGTGACGTGAGTTTCTGTAGAGAACAGGCAGGTGGGAGCAGAGTGTGGACACTCACCACTACCAGAGACTGCAACTGCTCCTCCAGTCATCTCTTCTCGATCAGCACACGCTTTAGGAGCACTGCTGACATTTTTACTTGCTGGGGAGACAGTCTGGAAGGCAGCTGCTGGAGAAGGTTTAGGGGAACCTTGAGGAGAAGCTACTGGGGTTGTCACAGAGGCTTCCAAAGAGATGGCTGGCAGGGCAGGTGAGGAAGCTGGAGAGACCGCTACAAAGACTTCAGGAGGGACAGGCGAGGATGCTACTGGAGAGACGGCTGGAGAGATTTCTGCAGACACTGTTGGGGAGGCTGTTGGTAAAACTGCTGGATGTAGCTGAATACGAGGTGGCTGGTCAGGGGCTGGCTCAGTCAGGGGGCGTTGGAAGTTTGAAGACCGGGTCTCTACTTCTTCCTGTTCAGAGTCACTG from Mus pahari chromosome 9, PAHARI_EIJ_v1.1, whole genome shotgun sequence includes:
- the Baz2a gene encoding bromodomain adjacent to zinc finger domain protein 2A isoform X3 — its product is MEANDHFHFTGLPPAPAASGLKPSPSSGEGLHTNGSPMDFPQQGRSLNGDVNVNGLSTVSHTTTSGILNSAPHSSSTSHLHHPNVAYDCLWNYSQYPSANPGNNLKDPPLLSQFPGGQYPLNGILGGNRQPSSPSHNTNLRAGSQEFWANGTQSPMGLNFDSQELYDTFPDQNFEVMPNGPPSFFTSPQTSPMLGSSIQTFAPSQDVSSDIHPDEAAEKELTSVVAENGTGLVGSLELEEEQPELKMCGYNGSVSSVESLHQEVSVLVPDPTVSCLDDPSHLPDQLEDTPILSEDSLEPFDSLAAAEPVSGSLYGIDDAALMGAEDKLPLEGNPVISALDCPTLSNANAFSLLAEDSQTAASIFVSPTSPPVLGESVLQDNSFGLHSSSDSEQEEVETRSSNFQRPLTEPAPDQPPRIQLHPAVLPTASPTVSAEISPAVSPVASSPVPPEVFVAVSPASSPALPAISLEASVTTPVASPQGSPKPSPAAAFQTVSPASKNVSSAPKACADREEMTGGAVAVSGSGDVLKRRIATPEEVRLPLQHGWRREVRIKKGSHRWQGETWYYGPCGKRMKQFPEVIKYLSRNVVHSVRREHFSFSPRMPVGDFFEERDTPEGLQWVQLSAEEIPSRIQAITGKRGRPRNNEKAKNKEVPKVKRGRGRPPKIKMPELLNKTDNRLPKKLETQEIPSEEDKTKMTKSKKKMRQKVQRGESQTPVQGQARNKRKQDTKSLKQKDTKKKLKAEKEKMKTKQEKLKEKVKREKKEKVKAKGKEEPRARPSCRADKTLATQRRLEEQQRQQAILEEMKKPTEDMCLSDHQPLPDFTRIPGLTLSSRAFSDCLIIVEFLHSFGKVLGFDPTKDVPSLGVLQEGLLCQGDSLDKVQDLLVRLLKAALHDPGLPPYCQSMKILGEKMTEIPLTRDNVSEILRCFLMAYRVEPSFCDSLRTQPFQAQPPQQKAAILAFLVHELNGSTIIINEIDKTLESMSTCRKNKWIVEGRLRRLKTALAKRTGRPEVMMEGAEDGIGRRRSSRIMEETSGIEEEGEEENTAAVHGRRGRKEGEVDVAASSIPELERHIEKLSKRQLFFRKKLLHSSQMLRAVSLGQDRYRRHYWVLPCLAGIFVEGLEGTTVTEDEIKQETESLMEAVTSTPSSARASVKRELTGSNASTSPARSRGRPRKPKPGSLQPQHLQSTIRECDSEQAQTQAHPEPQPQPQPQPQAPTQPHLQSSSGFLEPEGSPFSLGQSQHDLSQSAFLSWLSQTQSHNSLLSSSVLTPDSSPGKLDSAPSQSLEEPEPDDAQSCPGPQGPWFHFSAQIPCDAAPTPPPAVSEDQPTPSLQLLASSKPMNTPGAANPCSPAQLSSNHLPGGAPKRLSGDSEEMSQSPTGLGQPKRRGRPPSKFFKQVEQQFLTQLTAQPIPPEMCSGWWWIRDPETLDVLLKALHPRGIREKALHKHLSKHKDFLQEVCLQPLTDPIFEPNQLPALEEGITSWSPKEKTYETDLAVLQGVEELEQRVVLSDLQIRGWTCPTPDSTREDLTYCEHLPDSPEDILWRGRGREGTVPQRQNTNPLDLAVMRLAVLEQNVERRYLREPLWAAHEVVVEKALLSTPSGAPDGTSTEISYEITPRVRVWRQTLERCRSAAQVCLCMGQLERSIAWEKSVNKVTCLVCRKGDNDEFLLLCDGCDRGCHIYCHRPKMEAVPEGDWFCAVCLSQVEEEYTQRPGFPKRGQKRKSSFPLTLTEGDSRRRMLSRSRDSPAVPRYPEDGLSPPKRRRHSMRSHHSDLTFCEIILMEMESHDAAWPFLEPVNPRLVSGYRRIIKNPMDFSTMRERLLRGGYTSSEEFAADALLVFDNCQTFNEDDSEVGKAGHVMRRFFESRWEEFYQGKQANL